The Bacteroidota bacterium nucleotide sequence CAAGCGGTTGAGGTGCTTTTCCGAAGGATATTCCTGGATTGCAGCCAAATCCAATTTCGCTTTCCACTTTTTCATGTATGGAGTGAAGATACTATAAGGTTTGCCATCATCCTTCATAACCTCATTTTTTTCCAGGATGACCTGGTCTTTGAAGGTGTGAAAAGCAATGCCCTTTGATGAAAGGATCCGGGCTATGTTATGATCCCTTCGGATGGCGTATGGTTCATAATCATGGTTAATATAAACCGCCGATACCGTGTACTGAGAGGTTAGGGATTCTATGATCTGCTCAGTATTTCCATACAATGTGAGCAGGCTGCTACCGTAAGTTTCAAGTTCCTTTTTCAGACCGGCGATGCGGGAGTGTATAAACGAAACCCTTCTGTCGTAGGGTTTTTCCAGGTTGTCCAGTATCCCGGTGTCGAAGATGAAAACCGGCAACACAGGATATTGGCCTTGTAAGGCAGCATAAAGTCCTGCGTTGTCAACAGTCCGGAGATCTCGCCGGAACCAGAATATGGAAATGGGTTCTTTCATGGATCAAAGCTGATTGCTGGATTTCAGTTATCCCATAAACAGATTGGGGCCTAATATGTTCAATGAATATGTAAAAATATTAAACAAAATTAGGAATACATCGAACCCAGGGCTTTATTTGCCTCGGGGAACTCAAATTGAAATCCGTTATCGGTCAGGCGTTTAGGAATCACTTTCTGGCTGGCGAGCAGCAGGGCATCTGCTCTTTCTCCCAGGAAAAGTCTGAGGGCAGGCCGTGGAAGCGGCAACCATGATGGCCTGTTCATGACTTTTCCAAAAACCTTGAGGAAGTCTTTTATCTGCATCGGCTCCGGAGCAGTGAGATTGAACATTCCCGAAAGATCCGTTTGATCAAGCAGAAACAAAACAGCGTTTACTTCATCCCTGAGGGCTATCCAGGAAAACCATTGTTTACCATTTCCCGGGGGACCTCCGGCGAAGAGCCTGAAAGCCGGTTCCAATGCCTTCAGCATACCTCCGTTGCGGCCTATCACAACCCCCGTCCTGATCCAGACAACCCGGATGCCCATTTCCGTCAACGGGTTTGCTGCATTTTCCCATCTTTCAACCAGATCAGGTAAATAACCCCTTCCTCTGGGAGATTCTTCATCAAAGGTTTGTGCCGGATGGTTGCCGTAAAATCCAATAGCGGATCCTTGTATGAAGACTTTCGGTTTGTTGCCGGCCAGACGAATCGCTTCAACAAGCTTTTGGGTAGTGAGTATGCGGCTGTCCTCCATAATTTTCTTATAGGAGGCCGACCAGGATCTGGCCGATATATCTGCTCCGGCAAGGTTTATCACCGCGTCACAGGTTTCAAGTACTTTGGCCAGGTCTGCTACAGGCAGTTGCCAGGAAATGGCCTGAACAGAGGTATCAGGCAAGCGATTCCTTTCCTGGGGCCTTGTTGAAAGGGCAACAAGGCTATGGCCATCCTGAAGCAGCTTTTTACTGAGGGCTGTTCCAATGAAACCTGTGGCGCCGGTGATCAGAATATGCATCTTAGTGTATGGTTATTTTAAGGGTTGTCAGGCTGTTTCCGTGTTGAATGCTGATGAAGTAAATGCCGCCGGAAAGTCCTGAAAGGTCGGCCGGTATCCTTTGAACTCCAGCCGATTCCTCAGCTTCATGGAGAGTCCCTATGTCCATTCCAAGGCTGTTCAGGATCCTTATCACTGTCTTCCCACTTTCTTGTAAAGTGTATTCGATGATCAGAGGAGAACCTTCATCCGTATTCAATGGATTCGGAAAGGCATGAGCCTTGATATTCCCAATAGCCGGTTTTTCATTAATGCCTACTGCCGAATTTAAGCCTCCCGAATAACAGAAGATCTTCCCATATCTACCGCCGGCAACCATTTCCATCGAATGATCACCTGTGATATCGGGGATGGAATTGATGGCATCCACCGGTTCCGAGTAGTTTATGGATTCCAGCACTTCGCCGTCGGTTCCGTTCAGGAAATAGCAATAATTGTTTGTAAAGAGGGTCCCGACGATCACATCGTTAATACCATCACCGGAAACATCACTGATACGGGCTACATTCCACGACTTATCGGAAAGCGACTGAAACCATATGTTGGAAGCATCCTGCCCGTTTATCACGGTTGCATTTGTTCCGCTGTAACCGGGTGTGAAATCGGGGAGTGCATCACCGTTAACGTCGTCAAGTCTGGCAAATCGGGTAATAATATTGGAGAATCCCAGGCTTCCTGAATAAAGCTCTGCTCCGTCTTCCGCATCCAGGAAATAGTAATTCCCTCCGAAATCGCCGGCAATGATATCCTGGACCCCTTTGCCATTGATGTCGCTGAGTTGTCCGAGTGCCCACACCGAGGATCCTCCGGCTTCGAAAGTCCATTCGATATTACCATCTGCGCCGTTGATACCATAAACATAACCCTGCAGTTCACCGGCATCAGAGGCTCCGGCCACTGCATCGGGGATATTATCACCGTTAAAGTCTTTCACGCCGATCACGGAAAAATTAGGACCTCCGGTATAGCAGTCCCAGATGTCATCTCCTGTTTTTCCATCGATAGCAAACACGCGGGCCGGTCCGGAGCCATCGCCGTCGCTCACGGCCGCAAGCACATCAGGGAATGCATCACCATTATAATCATAGGATGCATCAACCTGGAAAACCCATCCGCCTTCGCCGCCCCATGAACTCGTGAGGAATTTCCATAAGACACTGCCTTTTTTTCCTGAAAGAGCTATAACCGAACGGTCGCCTCCGGTTGTTCCCACGATCACATCCTCATACCCGTCGCCATTAATGTCGGGGATCACAGTAATATCATTCTGATATGCCACGTTTCCTGAATACACATTGGTGGTCCACATGACATCGGCCATACCCGATGAATTTCCGTTGAAACAGCGGATGTTATTGTCTTCAGAGCATACAACCACCTCATCAACACCATCGCCGGTAATATCCTTAACGGGATGTATTGCCTTGGGACTATTGTCGAAGCTTTCATCGATATAATAATACCAGAGTGCCTCCCCGATGGGCCATTGTGCGTCGTTTCCTTCACCCTCCAGGAATACCATGGTTGGGTTATGGGCCAGGTCGTTATTGACGATTTCCAGTTCACCATTGTAGTAGCTTCCCTGAACCGGATGGAACCAGATACCGATTTCTGCTGTTTCCAGGGGTAAAAGCTCGATGGGAAAAACTGTTTCCTGTTCGACAATGAATTCGGGGATCGAGGAATTGATTTCGGTGATGGAGAGGCTTTCACTGCCGATGTTTTTTATTTCCAGGAACCATCGTGTATACGCGTTCATTCTTACCAGGCCGTAGTCGTGGGTTGATTGGGTGATCACGATGCTAGGGCCGGGATTGACGGCTTCTCCGAGGAGTGCGACATCCAGATTGGGTGTTATAGGATCACTGGACTGCACTGTGATGGATGTGTTAAGCGTACCTGGCTGGAGAGGGGCATAGGTAATGGGAATGTCAGCCGAGTGCCCGGGTTGAATAACCAGCGGAGGCGTGAAGGTAGTCGAAATGGGTTGACCGGAAGGAATGACAATCCCGGTAATGCTTAAATCGGCCGTACCGGTATTTTGCACTTCCATGTCCCAGGTTTCCGATGTGCCGGTTGTTACGGTTCCATAATCGTGGGAGCGTTGGGGGATATTGATGGCGGGGGTGCCTGCACCACCCAGGTCAACCTTATAAAGCGTGCTGTTGGAGCTGAGTTGTCCATCGACGTACCAAAGATAAATGCCATCGAAAACGATTCCTGCGGGTTTAATATTTTCTGAAGGGTGTTGTTCCAGGATAGTGCCAGTAACGTCCACTTTATAGAGCATATTAGCGTTATAGTCCGCAATCCACAGGTCGGCACCTTCCAGGCATATATCCCAGGGCTGGTCGGCCGGGGGCACAAACTGGGAAAGAGGAGACCCGGTGTTATCTACTTTGTAGGTGGTTCCGGGATCAGGGTAGTAGGTGTTCACCCAGAAATCACCGTCATCCCATGCTATCCCCGACATGTAATGATCGGGCAGGGGGATGGTGGAGATGATGTTTCCCGTCATGTCCAGTTTTGTAGCCAGGGCCGGCTGTGAACTTGAAGCCGGCTGATCAATGATCCAGAGGTGGGTTCCGTCGTAGGTCATGCCATATGAATCATCAATCGCAGGATTAATGAAAAGCACAGAAGCTGTTCCTGTTGCAGGATCAAATTTGTAAAAATGATCCCCGTTGGCACCATAGATGCCGTAATAGAGAAAGGTCCCATCCCAGGCAAGGCCTGAAGCTTTGCCCGGCACTGTATAACTTGCCACGATCGACCAGTCGCGGTTTTGAGCAAAAGTGTCTGAAACAGGAAGAAGTAGTAAAAAGATCATTCCTGAAAGAAAAAGTTTTTTCTTCATAACCATAGGTTTAGTATGAACAGTTTTCACAAAAATAGCAGAATAAACTCAAAAAAGAAACACATACCGGAATTGGCATCATTTACCTAATTTTGCCCCGCCTATGATACCCACAACCAGCATAACATACCGCAGGATCTGGCAGATCGCTTATCCTATCATACTGGGCAGCGTTGCACAGAACATTATCAATGTTACCGACACTGCCTTTCTGGGAAGGGTCGGAGTAGTGGCCTTAGGAGCTGCAGCAATAGGCGGTCTTTTTTACATTGTGATTTTCATGCTGGGTTTCGGATTTGCCATCGGGACGCAGATCATTGTCGCTAGGCGTAACGGCGAGGAAAAATACACGGAAATAGGGCAGACCATGGAACAGGCGGCCTGGTTCATGCTGCCCCTGGCATTATTGATGTTTGTGTTCATGCAGTTCCTTTCCGGCAGCATGTTGTCGGGGATCATTGGCTCGGAGGATGTTTTTCGCGAAACGGACAATTTCATCCGCTACCGATCCTACGGCATCTTTTTCGCATTCACAAACCTTCTGTTCAGAGCATTCTATATTGGTATTGCAAGAACGAAGGTTATTACCTGGAGCACGATGGTTTTGGCCCTTGTGAATGTCTTCCTGGATTATTCATTGATTTTCGGTCATTTTGGCTTTCCTGAAATGGGCATACGCGGGGCTGCCCTTGCTTCGGTGATTGCCGAGGCATCTGCAACCTTGTTTTTTGCAGTTTTTACTATTTCCC carries:
- a CDS encoding choice-of-anchor D domain-containing protein, with the translated sequence MKKKLFLSGMIFLLLLPVSDTFAQNRDWSIVASYTVPGKASGLAWDGTFLYYGIYGANGDHFYKFDPATGTASVLFINPAIDDSYGMTYDGTHLWIIDQPASSSQPALATKLDMTGNIISTIPLPDHYMSGIAWDDGDFWVNTYYPDPGTTYKVDNTGSPLSQFVPPADQPWDICLEGADLWIADYNANMLYKVDVTGTILEQHPSENIKPAGIVFDGIYLWYVDGQLSSNSTLYKVDLGGAGTPAINIPQRSHDYGTVTTGTSETWDMEVQNTGTADLSITGIVIPSGQPISTTFTPPLVIQPGHSADIPITYAPLQPGTLNTSITVQSSDPITPNLDVALLGEAVNPGPSIVITQSTHDYGLVRMNAYTRWFLEIKNIGSESLSITEINSSIPEFIVEQETVFPIELLPLETAEIGIWFHPVQGSYYNGELEIVNNDLAHNPTMVFLEGEGNDAQWPIGEALWYYYIDESFDNSPKAIHPVKDITGDGVDEVVVCSEDNNIRCFNGNSSGMADVMWTTNVYSGNVAYQNDITVIPDINGDGYEDVIVGTTGGDRSVIALSGKKGSVLWKFLTSSWGGEGGWVFQVDASYDYNGDAFPDVLAAVSDGDGSGPARVFAIDGKTGDDIWDCYTGGPNFSVIGVKDFNGDNIPDAVAGASDAGELQGYVYGINGADGNIEWTFEAGGSSVWALGQLSDINGKGVQDIIAGDFGGNYYFLDAEDGAELYSGSLGFSNIITRFARLDDVNGDALPDFTPGYSGTNATVINGQDASNIWFQSLSDKSWNVARISDVSGDGINDVIVGTLFTNNYCYFLNGTDGEVLESINYSEPVDAINSIPDITGDHSMEMVAGGRYGKIFCYSGGLNSAVGINEKPAIGNIKAHAFPNPLNTDEGSPLIIEYTLQESGKTVIRILNSLGMDIGTLHEAEESAGVQRIPADLSGLSGGIYFISIQHGNSLTTLKITIH
- a CDS encoding TIGR01777 family oxidoreductase, giving the protein MHILITGATGFIGTALSKKLLQDGHSLVALSTRPQERNRLPDTSVQAISWQLPVADLAKVLETCDAVINLAGADISARSWSASYKKIMEDSRILTTQKLVEAIRLAGNKPKVFIQGSAIGFYGNHPAQTFDEESPRGRGYLPDLVERWENAANPLTEMGIRVVWIRTGVVIGRNGGMLKALEPAFRLFAGGPPGNGKQWFSWIALRDEVNAVLFLLDQTDLSGMFNLTAPEPMQIKDFLKVFGKVMNRPSWLPLPRPALRLFLGERADALLLASQKVIPKRLTDNGFQFEFPEANKALGSMYS